In the Pseudolabrys taiwanensis genome, one interval contains:
- a CDS encoding hybrid sensor histidine kinase/response regulator: MQDNDPTQDTAQLDSERNFRLLLDGLVDYAICMLDPKGYVTNWNTGAERIKGYAASEIIGRHFSVFYTVRDREAGLPETALRTAQEKGKFEIEGWRVRKDGTEFRSFVVIDALYEDGELIGFAKITRDITERYKAQQALLESERQFRLLVSGVTDYALYMLDPQGNIVSWNAGGERIKGYAPTEIIGQHFSRFYTPSDQADGKPKRALGIAQTTGRYEEEGWRVRKDGTFFWASVVIDPIRDDTGKLIGFAKITRDITERREAQIKLEKMQRQLAESQKMDALGQLTGGIAHDFNNILMIVSGHLQTLKRSMGADPRLARAVQAIEHATDRGATLTNQLLTFSRRQQVNPERVDVSTLVRSVREVLDSGLGRDIKLELDLAPQTWPVVADVSEFETALVNLVINARDAMPMGGLVRVTAKNIQCNEPSGEFVSISVVDTGVGIAKDVVGKIFDPFFTTKPVGKGTGLGLSQVHGFVHQAGGTVTVESEIGKGTQITILLPRAGTERAQTEMHMPQITSGSGTVLLVEDNPDVASASAELLTQLGYAVRWVADAESALNELERNGIDVVFSDIVMPGPMDGFSLAEAIKAKFPQLPILLTTGYSQAAQEALRKYPILRKPYRIHELSRALAELAH, translated from the coding sequence ATGCAGGACAACGATCCGACGCAGGACACCGCGCAACTGGACAGCGAACGCAACTTCCGGCTGTTGCTCGACGGACTGGTCGACTACGCCATCTGCATGCTCGACCCCAAGGGGTACGTGACCAATTGGAACACCGGGGCCGAGCGCATCAAAGGTTACGCAGCCTCGGAAATCATCGGGCGGCACTTCAGCGTCTTTTACACCGTGCGCGACCGCGAAGCCGGTTTGCCCGAGACGGCGCTGCGTACGGCGCAGGAGAAGGGCAAGTTCGAAATCGAGGGCTGGCGTGTCCGCAAAGACGGCACAGAATTTCGCTCTTTCGTCGTCATCGACGCCCTATACGAAGACGGCGAGCTCATCGGTTTCGCCAAGATCACGCGCGACATCACCGAGCGTTACAAGGCGCAGCAAGCGCTGCTCGAGAGCGAGCGTCAATTCCGGCTCCTGGTCAGCGGCGTCACCGACTACGCGCTCTACATGCTCGACCCTCAGGGGAATATCGTCAGTTGGAACGCCGGCGGCGAGCGCATCAAAGGTTACGCGCCGACCGAAATCATCGGCCAGCACTTCTCGCGCTTCTACACGCCGTCGGACCAAGCGGATGGCAAACCGAAGCGCGCGCTGGGCATAGCCCAAACCACCGGCCGCTACGAAGAAGAAGGCTGGCGCGTCCGCAAGGACGGCACGTTCTTCTGGGCAAGCGTCGTCATCGATCCGATCCGCGACGATACCGGCAAGCTGATCGGCTTCGCCAAGATCACGCGCGACATTACCGAGCGGCGCGAAGCGCAGATCAAGCTCGAGAAAATGCAGCGGCAGCTCGCCGAGTCGCAAAAGATGGATGCGCTCGGCCAGCTCACCGGCGGTATCGCGCACGACTTCAACAACATATTGATGATCGTCTCGGGCCATTTGCAGACGCTCAAGCGTTCGATGGGAGCCGACCCGAGACTCGCCCGCGCCGTGCAGGCGATCGAGCACGCCACCGACCGCGGCGCGACGCTGACCAACCAATTGCTCACGTTCTCGCGTCGGCAGCAGGTCAATCCCGAACGCGTCGACGTCTCCACACTCGTTCGTTCGGTGCGCGAGGTGCTCGATAGCGGCCTCGGCCGCGACATAAAGCTCGAACTCGATCTCGCGCCGCAAACATGGCCTGTCGTCGCCGATGTAAGCGAATTTGAAACCGCTCTCGTGAACCTCGTGATCAATGCCCGTGACGCGATGCCAATGGGTGGCCTCGTGCGTGTCACCGCTAAAAATATTCAGTGCAACGAGCCGAGCGGCGAGTTCGTGTCGATCAGCGTCGTCGACACCGGCGTCGGCATCGCCAAGGACGTGGTGGGAAAGATTTTCGATCCGTTCTTCACCACCAAGCCTGTCGGCAAGGGCACGGGTCTCGGGCTGTCGCAGGTACACGGCTTCGTGCACCAGGCTGGCGGCACCGTGACGGTAGAGAGCGAGATCGGCAAGGGCACGCAAATCACTATCTTGTTGCCGCGCGCCGGCACCGAGCGCGCGCAAACCGAAATGCACATGCCTCAGATCACCTCGGGGAGCGGCACGGTGCTGCTTGTCGAGGACAATCCCGACGTGGCGAGCGCGAGCGCCGAACTGCTCACGCAACTGGGCTACGCGGTGCGCTGGGTGGCGGACGCCGAAAGCGCGCTCAACGAACTCGAACGCAACGGCATCGACGTCGTGTTCAGCGATATCGTGATGCCGGGTCCCATGGACGGATTTAGTCTTGCGGAAGCGATCAAGGCGAAGTTTCCTCAGTTGCCCATCCTGCTGACGACCGGCTACAGCCAGGCGGCGCAGGAAGCGCTGCGCAAATATCCGATCCTGCGCAAGCCGTACCGTATTCACGAATTGAGCCGCGCGCTGGCCGAGCTCGCCCACTGA
- a CDS encoding NAD(P)-dependent oxidoreductase, with product MQLGFCGLGAMGQLIVPRLMEGGHTVTGWNRSRDKADALIAQGMKWADTPRDVAAQSDIVFSIVTDAKAVKACALGDDGIIAGIKPGAIYVDMSTIEPDESRAVAAEFKKRGATMLDGPISGSPVTVKAGNASVMVGGDEEAFERAKPVLLAIGPKVTRIGGNGLACQMKIAVNLLLMVEVIAFGEAVALAEKGGVAREAAVDAILKSVAASPVLGYRGPFILDGKMPEVPLADVTLQQKDMMLALNLGRTLGSPVPLAAAANEMMNACRGLGIDGNDFVVAHRVYRQLGGQE from the coding sequence GTGCAACTTGGATTTTGCGGCCTCGGGGCCATGGGACAATTGATCGTGCCGCGCTTGATGGAAGGCGGGCACACGGTGACCGGCTGGAACAGATCCCGCGACAAGGCCGACGCGCTGATCGCGCAAGGCATGAAATGGGCCGACACGCCGCGCGACGTCGCGGCGCAAAGCGACATCGTGTTCTCCATCGTTACAGACGCCAAGGCCGTGAAGGCCTGCGCGCTCGGCGACGACGGCATCATCGCCGGCATCAAGCCCGGCGCGATCTATGTCGACATGAGCACGATCGAGCCGGACGAAAGCCGGGCGGTGGCGGCCGAGTTCAAGAAGCGCGGCGCGACGATGCTCGACGGGCCGATCTCGGGCTCGCCGGTGACGGTGAAGGCCGGCAATGCGTCGGTGATGGTCGGGGGCGACGAGGAGGCTTTCGAGCGGGCTAAGCCCGTGCTGCTCGCCATCGGCCCCAAAGTGACGCGTATCGGCGGAAACGGCCTCGCGTGCCAGATGAAGATCGCCGTCAATCTGCTGCTGATGGTGGAGGTCATCGCCTTCGGCGAAGCGGTGGCGCTCGCCGAGAAGGGCGGCGTCGCGCGCGAGGCCGCCGTCGACGCCATTCTCAAGAGCGTCGCGGCCTCGCCGGTGCTCGGCTATCGCGGGCCTTTCATTCTCGACGGCAAGATGCCGGAGGTGCCGCTTGCCGACGTGACACTGCAACAGAAAGACATGATGCTTGCGCTCAATCTCGGCCGCACGCTCGGCTCGCCGGTGCCGCTCGCGGCCGCGGCCAATGAAATGATGAATGCCTGCCGCGGGCTCGGCATCGACGGCAACGATTTCGTGGTCGCGCACCGGGTCTACAGACAGCTCGGCGGACAGGAATAA
- a CDS encoding cupin domain-containing protein — MTSQGEKFGSALAKAIKGTTAKMKEAPVMYITNINDVPKVEGLKRDDGWVDMQVQFLIDKKSAGANHVVGWTVLKPGARHENHRHHNCDEFFIVLKGSGHIYTDHGDKPSKEGDVVYSPRGCWHGFNNTSNEDVVLVWGWMGAGSIDDSGYEVHAESHK, encoded by the coding sequence ATGACATCGCAAGGAGAGAAGTTCGGTTCGGCGCTCGCCAAGGCAATCAAGGGGACAACGGCCAAGATGAAGGAGGCGCCGGTCATGTACATCACCAACATCAACGATGTGCCGAAGGTCGAAGGCCTCAAGCGCGACGACGGCTGGGTCGACATGCAGGTGCAGTTCCTCATCGACAAGAAGTCTGCAGGCGCCAATCACGTCGTTGGCTGGACCGTGCTTAAACCCGGCGCGCGGCACGAGAACCACCGCCATCATAACTGCGACGAGTTCTTCATCGTGCTGAAGGGCTCGGGGCACATCTACACGGACCACGGCGACAAGCCGTCGAAGGAAGGCGACGTGGTCTATTCGCCGCGCGGCTGCTGGCACGGCTTCAACAACACGTCGAATGAAGACGTGGTACTGGTCTGGGGCTGGATGGGCGCGGGCTCGATCGATGACTCCGGCTACGAGGTGCATGCGGAAAGTCATAAGTAG
- a CDS encoding 2-keto-4-pentenoate hydratase codes for MPVWDNPLIKKGMTAQLTTRRARIAAGEKPFGWKVGFGAPASMKKLGLSEPLIGYLMEGARLPSGAAVSLKDYVRPVAEPEIAAVMGGDLAAGAAPTDVLAAIKELRPAIEIADLDLTPEPDNLDQVLAGDIFQRHVLLGESAHPSGVVRGLTSRVIRRGAEFNRTSDPEALTGRLVDIVAHVADMLAAFGENLKAGDIIITGSITPPLMIERDETVLAHAIDPIGEVAVNFNWS; via the coding sequence ATGCCCGTGTGGGACAATCCCCTCATCAAGAAAGGCATGACCGCACAGCTTACGACACGGCGCGCGCGCATCGCGGCGGGCGAGAAACCGTTTGGGTGGAAGGTCGGCTTCGGCGCGCCGGCGAGCATGAAGAAACTCGGATTGAGCGAACCGCTGATCGGTTATCTCATGGAAGGCGCGCGCCTGCCCTCTGGCGCGGCCGTATCGCTCAAGGATTACGTGCGGCCGGTAGCTGAGCCGGAAATCGCGGCTGTCATGGGAGGCGATCTCGCCGCGGGCGCGGCGCCCACTGATGTGCTTGCCGCGATCAAAGAGTTGCGTCCGGCGATCGAGATTGCCGACCTCGATCTGACGCCTGAGCCCGACAATCTCGATCAGGTGCTCGCCGGTGACATCTTCCAGCGCCACGTCCTGCTGGGCGAAAGCGCGCACCCGAGCGGCGTCGTGCGTGGGCTGACATCCCGCGTCATCCGTCGCGGTGCGGAGTTCAACCGTACTTCCGACCCCGAAGCACTGACCGGCCGGTTGGTCGATATCGTCGCCCACGTCGCGGATATGCTCGCCGCCTTCGGCGAAAATCTCAAAGCCGGCGACATCATCATCACTGGCTCGATCACGCCTCCGCTGATGATCGAGCGGGACGAAACCGTCCTCGCACACGCGATCGATCCGATCGGCGAGGTCGCGGTGAATTTCAACTGGAGCTGA
- a CDS encoding DUF2945 domain-containing protein, which produces MKSTFKVGDHVSWNSEAGHVSGRIVKVHTHDVDYKGYTHHASKDEPQYEIKSDKTDHVALHKGAALRRLS; this is translated from the coding sequence ATGAAAAGTACCTTCAAAGTCGGCGATCACGTCAGCTGGAACTCGGAGGCCGGGCACGTCAGCGGCCGGATCGTCAAGGTCCATACGCATGACGTTGATTACAAAGGCTATACGCACCACGCCAGCAAGGACGAGCCGCAGTACGAGATCAAGAGCGACAAGACCGATCACGTCGCCCTGCACAAGGGTGCAGCACTCAGGCGGCTCTCCTGA
- a CDS encoding carboxymuconolactone decarboxylase family protein → MAAHLRTLRGGAPEVMKAFAGIAQAALSPKALDVKTKELVALGIAVAVRCDDCIGFHVKAALEQGATREEVMETLGMAIYMGAGPAVMYASHAIDAFDQFKNTTAGAASAA, encoded by the coding sequence ATGGCGGCGCACTTGCGCACGCTACGCGGCGGCGCGCCGGAGGTGATGAAAGCTTTCGCCGGGATCGCACAGGCGGCGCTTTCGCCGAAGGCGCTCGACGTCAAAACCAAAGAGCTCGTCGCACTCGGCATTGCGGTCGCCGTGCGGTGCGACGACTGCATCGGCTTTCACGTCAAGGCGGCGCTCGAACAGGGCGCGACCCGTGAAGAGGTGATGGAGACTTTGGGCATGGCGATCTACATGGGCGCGGGCCCTGCCGTCATGTACGCGAGTCACGCGATCGATGCTTTCGACCAGTTCAAAAATACAACGGCGGGTGCTGCCTCTGCGGCCTAG
- a CDS encoding alkene reductase → MSLLFSPAKLGSLTLQNHLVIAPMTRSRAIDNVPNDLMAEYYAQRASAGLIVTEGTSPSPNGLGYARIPGIFSDAQVAGWKKVTDAVHARGAKIFVQLMHTGRISHALNLPAGAEVVAPSAVAAKGEMYTDAEGMKPHPVPKAMTSADLKHALDEFVQAAKNAVAAGFDGIELHAANGYLLEQFIRPNSNTRTDNYGGSIENRARFVLEVVDATIAAIGKDKVGIRLSPYGVFNDMPDYPEMEADYAYLARALNTKGLVYVHLVDHSAMGAPAVPAKIKSIYRDEFKGTLILSGGYDAKRAEADLTTGKADLIAVGRAFLANPDLVERWKKQAAENAPDMATFYTPGPKGYTDYPALAG, encoded by the coding sequence ATGTCGCTCCTTTTTTCCCCTGCCAAGCTGGGATCGCTCACGCTGCAAAATCACCTCGTTATCGCCCCGATGACCCGCAGCCGAGCCATCGACAATGTGCCCAATGATTTGATGGCGGAATATTATGCGCAGCGCGCGTCAGCCGGCCTGATCGTTACCGAAGGCACCTCGCCGTCCCCCAATGGTCTGGGCTACGCGCGCATCCCCGGCATCTTCTCCGATGCTCAAGTCGCCGGCTGGAAGAAGGTTACCGATGCCGTGCACGCGCGCGGCGCGAAAATCTTCGTACAGTTGATGCACACCGGCCGCATCAGCCACGCGCTCAATCTGCCCGCCGGCGCGGAGGTCGTGGCGCCGTCGGCCGTCGCCGCCAAGGGTGAGATGTATACCGACGCCGAGGGCATGAAGCCGCATCCGGTGCCGAAGGCGATGACCAGCGCCGACCTCAAGCATGCGCTGGATGAGTTCGTGCAGGCCGCCAAGAACGCGGTCGCCGCCGGCTTCGATGGAATCGAGTTGCACGCCGCCAATGGCTATCTGCTGGAGCAATTCATCCGGCCGAACTCGAACACCCGCACCGACAACTATGGCGGCTCGATCGAGAACCGGGCGCGCTTCGTGCTGGAAGTGGTCGACGCCACCATCGCGGCCATCGGCAAGGATAAGGTCGGTATCCGCCTCTCACCCTACGGCGTGTTCAACGACATGCCCGATTATCCGGAGATGGAAGCCGATTACGCGTATCTCGCGCGGGCGCTCAATACGAAGGGCCTCGTCTACGTGCACCTCGTCGATCATTCCGCGATGGGCGCACCGGCCGTGCCGGCGAAGATCAAGTCCATCTACCGTGACGAGTTCAAAGGCACGCTGATCCTGTCGGGCGGCTATGACGCCAAACGCGCCGAAGCGGACCTGACAACCGGCAAAGCCGATTTGATCGCCGTCGGCCGCGCCTTCCTCGCCAATCCGGATCTGGTCGAGCGTTGGAAGAAACAGGCCGCCGAGAACGCGCCCGACATGGCAACGTTCTATACGCCCGGCCCGAAGGGCTACACCGACTATCCCGCGCTTGCCGGTTGA
- a CDS encoding efflux RND transporter periplasmic adaptor subunit, with amino-acid sequence MTTQVVQQSDFPVYLNGLGTVQPYDTVTVRSRVDGQVIKVAFRQGQMVKEGDLLVQIDPRPYQAALDQAQAKKAQDEANLRNAELDLERFSTLAKSDFASRQQLDTQQAMVNQLTAQIKGDQAAIDNAQTQLDYTAIRSPLSGKTGFRQVDPGNIVHAADTTGIVSIVKLQPISVVFTAPEEDLQRINQALADGTVPVTALSSDSSRTLAQGHLALVNNQIDQASGTIQMKATFTNENNALWPGLSVATRLLINTRKNVVVTPNDAIQHGPNGLYAFVVGADNKVSVRNITVGDEGSTHSVVTKGLAAGDRVVVAGQYRLTPGTLVDARAAGGQTAPANEQAENGERKVH; translated from the coding sequence GTGACGACGCAAGTCGTGCAGCAGTCCGATTTCCCCGTCTATCTCAACGGTCTCGGCACCGTGCAACCTTACGACACGGTCACCGTCCGCAGCCGCGTCGACGGTCAGGTAATCAAAGTCGCCTTTCGCCAAGGACAAATGGTGAAAGAAGGCGATCTCCTGGTGCAGATCGATCCCCGCCCCTATCAGGCCGCCCTCGATCAGGCGCAAGCGAAGAAGGCTCAGGACGAAGCCAACCTGCGCAATGCCGAGCTCGACCTCGAACGGTTCTCCACGCTTGCCAAAAGCGACTTCGCCTCGCGTCAGCAACTCGACACCCAGCAGGCGATGGTGAACCAGCTCACCGCGCAGATCAAAGGCGATCAGGCCGCAATCGATAACGCGCAAACGCAGCTCGACTATACGGCGATCCGCTCGCCGCTCTCCGGCAAGACCGGATTCCGGCAAGTCGACCCCGGCAACATCGTCCATGCCGCGGATACGACGGGCATCGTGTCGATCGTGAAGCTGCAGCCGATCTCGGTGGTGTTCACGGCGCCGGAGGAAGATCTGCAACGGATCAATCAGGCCCTTGCGGATGGCACCGTGCCGGTGACCGCACTGTCCTCCGACAGCAGCCGCACCCTCGCGCAGGGACACTTGGCGCTCGTCAACAACCAGATCGATCAGGCGAGCGGCACCATCCAGATGAAGGCGACGTTCACCAACGAAAATAATGCGCTCTGGCCCGGGCTGTCGGTGGCGACGCGTCTGCTCATCAACACGCGCAAGAATGTCGTCGTCACGCCGAATGACGCGATCCAGCACGGGCCAAATGGCCTTTACGCCTTTGTCGTCGGCGCGGACAACAAAGTGTCGGTGCGCAATATCACGGTCGGCGACGAGGGATCGACGCACTCGGTCGTCACCAAAGGGCTCGCGGCCGGCGACCGTGTCGTCGTCGCCGGGCAGTACCGGCTCACGCCGGGCACATTGGTCGATGCACGGGCAGCGGGCGGCCAGACCGCGCCCGCCAATGAGCAGGCCGAGAACGGCGAACGTAAGGTGCACTGA
- a CDS encoding multidrug efflux RND transporter permease subunit: MQGGISAPFIRQPIATSLLMVGLLFVGLVAYPQLPVAPLPQIDFPTIQVSASLPGASPDTMASAVAQPLETQFAQIPGVAQMTSTSVVGSSAITIQFDLNRNIDAAANDVQSAINAAGGQLPKNLPSPPTYRKVNPADSPILLLGATSDTLPLTEVDDNVETKLAQQISQISGVAQVLIGGQQKPAIRIQLDPAKLVAKGLSLEDVRTPLSVTTVDGPKGTVRGDTRSYTIYTNDQLTQAKNWNDVIVAYRNGAPLRVRDIGQAVTGPQDTTQAGWADGKRGVILVIFKQPGANVIDTVDKINAALPKLRAAMPPSINVFTLSDRTQTIRAAVDDVQFTLLLTIALVVMVIFVFLRSVWATIIPSITVPLALLGACALMWIFGYSLDNLSLMALTIAVGFVVDDAIVMLENISRYVEEGESPFQAALRGSKEIAFTIVSISISLIAVLIPLLMMGGIIGRLFREFAVTLAMTIVVSAAVSLTLTPMMASRFLKPPKEAHHGRFYAISERAFDALLHAYERGLDVCLRHRFVTLCVFFATLGLSAYLFIVIPKGFFPQQDIGLLTGIAEASQDVSPRQMMQHLQELGDVVRSDPAVDHVAMFMGGSGNPPNTGRIFTTLKPRNERDVTADQVIARLRTRLDKVQGARLFLQAAQDVRVGGRASRTQFQYTLQGSDIAQLNEWAPKILDKLKGLPELRDVASDQQTNGTTLTLQIDRDQASHYGFTPQVIDDTLYDAFGQRQISQYFTQLSSYYVIMEVTPALQGDPSSLDRIFLRSPTTGGEVPLSAIAKWTTRPIQPLSISHQGQFPAITISFNLAQGAALGQATEAIGRAMAELNPPATINTTFQGNAQAFQDSLSTVPMLIIAALIVVYLILGVLYESYIHPITILSTLPSAGVGALMMLMLFHFDFSLIALIGIILLIGIVKKNGIMLVDFAIVAERDDKLSPVEAIRRAALLRFRPIMMTTMAALLGGVPLMLGHGTGSEIRQPLGYAMVGGLIVSQALTLFTTPVIYIYLDQFSHWLTRRRPREHGAAEEQLGTQPAE; encoded by the coding sequence ATGCAAGGTGGCATCTCAGCGCCCTTTATCCGCCAGCCGATCGCAACGTCACTGTTGATGGTCGGTTTGTTGTTCGTCGGTCTCGTCGCCTATCCGCAGTTGCCCGTTGCGCCGCTGCCGCAGATCGACTTTCCCACCATCCAGGTTTCGGCCAGCCTGCCCGGAGCCAGCCCCGACACCATGGCCTCGGCGGTCGCTCAGCCGCTGGAAACGCAGTTCGCCCAGATCCCCGGCGTCGCGCAGATGACCTCGACCAGCGTCGTTGGTTCCAGCGCGATCACCATCCAGTTCGACCTCAACCGCAACATCGACGCGGCCGCCAACGACGTCCAGTCGGCGATCAATGCCGCCGGCGGCCAATTGCCCAAGAACCTTCCCAGCCCGCCAACCTATCGCAAAGTGAACCCGGCCGATTCGCCGATCCTGCTGCTCGGCGCGACATCCGATACGCTGCCGCTGACCGAGGTCGACGACAACGTCGAGACCAAGCTCGCCCAGCAGATCAGCCAGATCTCCGGCGTGGCGCAGGTGCTTATCGGCGGCCAGCAGAAGCCGGCGATCCGCATCCAGCTCGACCCAGCAAAGCTGGTGGCCAAGGGCCTGTCGCTCGAAGACGTGCGCACGCCGCTGTCGGTCACCACCGTCGACGGCCCGAAAGGCACCGTGCGCGGCGACACGCGCTCCTACACGATCTACACCAACGACCAGCTCACCCAGGCCAAGAACTGGAACGACGTCATCGTTGCCTATCGCAACGGCGCGCCGTTACGCGTGCGCGACATCGGCCAAGCTGTCACCGGACCGCAGGATACGACACAGGCCGGCTGGGCCGACGGCAAGCGCGGCGTCATCCTGGTGATCTTCAAGCAACCCGGCGCGAACGTCATCGACACAGTCGACAAGATCAACGCGGCCCTGCCCAAGCTGCGCGCGGCCATGCCGCCGTCGATCAACGTCTTCACCCTGAGCGATCGCACCCAGACGATCCGCGCCGCCGTCGACGACGTGCAGTTCACGCTGCTTCTGACCATCGCTCTGGTGGTGATGGTCATCTTCGTTTTCCTGCGCAGCGTCTGGGCGACCATCATCCCGAGCATCACCGTGCCGCTGGCGCTGCTCGGCGCGTGTGCGCTGATGTGGATCTTCGGCTACAGCCTCGACAATCTGTCGCTGATGGCGCTCACCATCGCCGTGGGATTCGTCGTCGACGACGCCATCGTGATGCTCGAGAACATCTCGCGCTACGTCGAAGAGGGCGAGTCGCCGTTCCAGGCCGCGCTGCGCGGCTCCAAGGAAATTGCCTTCACCATCGTCTCCATCAGCATCTCCTTGATCGCCGTCTTGATACCGCTTCTGATGATGGGCGGCATCATCGGTCGTCTGTTCCGTGAGTTTGCGGTGACCCTGGCCATGACCATCGTGGTCTCGGCGGCCGTGTCGCTCACCCTCACCCCGATGATGGCCTCGCGTTTCTTGAAACCGCCGAAGGAAGCGCACCACGGCCGCTTCTATGCCATAAGCGAGCGCGCCTTCGACGCGCTGCTACATGCCTACGAGCGCGGGCTCGACGTGTGCCTGCGCCACCGGTTCGTGACGTTGTGCGTTTTCTTCGCCACGCTCGGCCTCTCGGCCTATCTCTTCATCGTTATCCCGAAAGGCTTCTTCCCGCAGCAGGACATCGGCCTGCTCACCGGCATCGCCGAAGCCTCGCAAGACGTCTCGCCGCGGCAGATGATGCAGCACCTGCAGGAGCTCGGCGATGTGGTGCGCAGCGATCCTGCTGTCGATCACGTGGCCATGTTCATGGGCGGCTCCGGCAATCCGCCGAACACCGGCCGCATATTCACCACGCTGAAGCCGCGCAACGAGCGAGACGTCACGGCCGACCAAGTCATCGCCCGGCTGCGCACGCGGCTCGATAAGGTTCAAGGGGCAAGGCTGTTCCTACAGGCGGCACAGGACGTGCGCGTCGGCGGCCGCGCCTCGCGCACCCAGTTCCAATACACGCTACAAGGCTCCGACATCGCGCAACTGAACGAGTGGGCGCCGAAAATCCTCGACAAGCTCAAGGGCCTGCCCGAACTACGCGACGTCGCCAGCGATCAGCAGACGAACGGTACGACACTCACTTTGCAGATCGACCGCGATCAGGCTTCGCACTACGGCTTCACGCCGCAGGTGATCGACGACACGCTCTACGACGCCTTCGGCCAGCGGCAGATTTCCCAGTACTTCACGCAGCTCTCGAGCTATTACGTCATCATGGAGGTGACGCCGGCGCTGCAAGGCGACCCGTCATCGCTCGACCGGATATTCCTTCGCTCGCCCACCACCGGCGGCGAAGTGCCGTTGTCGGCGATCGCTAAGTGGACAACGCGTCCGATCCAGCCGCTCTCGATCAGCCACCAAGGCCAGTTCCCGGCCATCACGATCAGCTTCAACCTCGCGCAGGGTGCCGCCCTCGGGCAGGCGACGGAGGCGATCGGCCGCGCCATGGCCGAACTCAATCCGCCGGCGACGATCAACACGACCTTCCAAGGCAACGCGCAAGCCTTCCAGGATTCGCTGTCCACTGTGCCGATGCTGATCATCGCCGCCCTGATCGTGGTCTATCTGATCCTCGGCGTCCTGTACGAAAGCTACATCCACCCAATCACGATTCTCTCGACCTTGCCGTCGGCGGGAGTCGGCGCACTGATGATGCTGATGCTGTTTCACTTCGATTTCAGCCTTATCGCCCTGATCGGCATCATCCTGCTGATCGGCATCGTAAAGAAGAACGGCATCATGCTGGTCGACTTCGCCATCGTGGCGGAGCGCGACGACAAGCTGTCGCCGGTGGAAGCGATCCGGCGGGCCGCGCTGCTCCGCTTCCGGCCGATCATGATGACGACGATGGCCGCGTTGCTGGGCGGCGTGCCGCTGATGCTCGGCCACGGCACCGGCTCGGAGATCCGCCAGCCGCTGGGCTACGCCATGGTCGGCGGCTTGATCGTCAGCCAGGCGCTGACGTTGTTCACGACGCCCGTCATCTACATCTACCTCGACCAGTTCTCGCACTGGCTGACGCGCCGTCGGCCGCGAGAGCATGGGGCGGCGGAGGAGCAGCTTGGGACCCAACCGGCCGAATGA